In Nomascus leucogenys isolate Asia chromosome 11, Asia_NLE_v1, whole genome shotgun sequence, the following proteins share a genomic window:
- the LOC100598230 gene encoding LOW QUALITY PROTEIN: TBC1 domain family member 3G-like (The sequence of the model RefSeq protein was modified relative to this genomic sequence to represent the inferred CDS: inserted 2 bases in 1 codon), translating to MKESLQEGLEWWPGDSAHWFGTVEELYTQRLNWRVCKLKKKKKSFRVKRIGQLTVQLGYLYVTDVDFTETFLRQSQALKSSLLIWQREPFYILLAYSEYNLEVGYRRNLSHIAALFLLYLPEEDAFWALVQLLASERHSLQGFHSPNGGTVQGLQDHQEYVVPTSQPKTMWHLDKEGLCGQRLSLAWLLRMLIKISLGLTLRLWDVYLLEGEQMLMLMTSIAFEVQKKCLKETSSSGLWACFPNQFFHHWASDDDTVLKHLRASTKKQTRKQGDLPLPAKPEQGSSAPRPVPASRGRKTLCKGDRQAPPGPPARFQRPVWSASPPWAPRSSTPCPGGAVGEDIYPVGTQGVPSPALAQGGPKGSWRFLQWNSMXIPTDLYVGGPWFPHYDFEQSCWVHAISEEDQLATCWQAEHSAEGVRLAFAALNYNVDMDFRALQCTQH from the exons ATGAAGGAGTCACTCCAGGAGGGGCTGGAGTGGTGGCCGGGAGACTCTGCACATTGGTTTGGAACTGTGGAGGAACTGTACACCCAGAGACTGAACTGGCGTGTgtgcaaactgaaaaaaaaaaaaaaatcattcagagTGAAAAGGATCGGTCAACTCACTGTACAACTGGGCTATTTGTATGTCACAGATGTGGATTTTACTGAAACATTTCTTCGACAGTCTCAGGCCCTGAAGAGCTCACTGCTTATCTG gcAGCGGGAACCATTCTATATCCTCCTGGCATATTCGGAGTATAACCTG GAGGTGGGCTACCGCAGGAACCTGAGCCACATCGCCGCCTTGTTCCTCCTGTATCTGCCTGAGGAGGATGCATTCTGGGCCCTGGTGCAGCTGCTGGCCAGTGAGAGGCACTCCCTGCAGG GATTCCACAGCCCAAATGGCGGGACAGTCCAGGGGCTCCAAGACCATCAGGAGTATGTGGTACCCACGTCACAACCCAAGACCATGTGGCATCTG GACAAGGAAGGTCTATGCGGGCAGCGTCTCTCGTTAGCCTGGCTTCTCCGGATGTTGATTAAG ATCTCTCTCGGGCTCACCCTGCGCCTGTGGGACGTGTATTTGCTGGAAGGAGAACAGATGTTGATGCTGATGACAAGCATTGCCTTTGAGGTTCAGAAGA AGTGCCTCAAGGAGACATCCAGTTCTGGCCTGTGGGCATGTTTTCCGAACCAGTTCTTCCATCACTGGGCCAGCGATGATGACACGGTGCTCAAGCATCTTAGGGCctctacaaagaaacaaacaaggaaGCAAGGGGACCTGCCACTCCCAG CCAAACCGGAGCAAGGGTCCTCTGCACCCAGGCCTGTGCCGGCTTCACGTGGCAGGAAGACCCTCTGCAAGGGGGACAGGCAGGCCCCTCCAGGCCCACCAGCCCGGTTCCAGCGGCCCGTTTGGTCAGCTTCCCCGCCATGGGCACCTCGTTCTTCCACACCCTGTCCTGGTGGGGCTGTCGGGGAAGACATCTACCCTGTGGGCACTCAGGGTGTGCCCAGCCcggccctggctcagggaggaCCTAAGGGTTCCTGGAGATTCCTGCAGTGGAACTCGAT CATCCCGACGGACCTGTATGTAGGGGGCCCTTGGTTCCCCCATTATGATTTCGAACAGAGCTGCTGGGTCCATGCCATATCCGAGGAGGACCAGCTGGCCACCTGCTGGCAGGCTGAACACTCTGCGGAGGGAGTGAGATTGGCTTTCGCTGCACTGAACTACAATGTGGACATGGACTTCCGGGCCCTGCAGTGCACCCAGCACTGA